The following is a genomic window from Solanum lycopersicum chromosome 6, SLM_r2.1.
AACTAAATACGAAGCGCTGTATAATTAAGTTGCCTCTGTACTAGCTATCAAACGATAGCTAAAGGTTGAACTCATAAAACTTAAGTATTGGATTCCCTGTGAATTCAGTGAACTCAATTTGTTTAGTATTGAGGGTGTAACAGTATTAGTATTTATTGGGTTGTAATTTATGGGTTATGTTACTGGAGATTTGAGTATTGATAAAcctaaaagttctttttttgGTTGTTTTGATCTTGCAGTTGTTCTTTGGTCTGTTTCAAGAAGCATAAAGGTATGTTCTTTATGAACATATTATGTGAATCTAACTATTCTTATGGGTTATACTTGTGGTTTGTGTATTTTATAGTGATAAAAATTGGTCTTTTCATGAGCTTATCTGTGGGTTATGCAGAAATTCCATGCGGGAAACCAGAACCGGAACCCGAATCAGAACCACTTTCTGAGGAAAAACTTGGTAAGGATGGCTTCTCTAATAAAACGGTTGAACtttttttcttgttgtattTTTGTATAACCATTATAAGAATGTGAATGATATGCTTATATTTTTTCTCACTAACTGTAGTTTAAGTTTATTGTCTTCGTTAGTATCTTTTGTTGTCACTTAGCTATCCTTTTTGTCGGTGATGGTACGTTATGTTCAATAACCATTTGCATTTATGGTGATAACTTTGATACCTGACAAGACGTCTCTTTGATGAATGAGTTTCCGGAGaaatccaaaagaaaaaaaagaaggcaGTCCAGTGCATGAAGCACCCCGTGTTCATGTAGGGTTCAAGGAAGGGCTGCACCCAAGGGGTTAAGTGTAGGCGGCCTAACTTGATGCGGGCATCATTGTTAATTTCATGACTCAAACCCATGACATATAGGTTACATAGAAACAACTTTACCACTGTTCCAAGGTTCCTGTTGTTTCCTAGGGCAATCAGACCTGCTATATGCGTGTAGTTGTAAATGTTGTGTTATTAGACTAGTGCCGCTTCCAACTTCTTCGATGTAGCATCCTCTATTGGGTTAGTTTGCTATCATAGTCccgcattttatttttttttgaggatAGTAACACAAATCATAGTCCCGCATTATACATCTTGCTATTGAACTATTTATCATCAGTATCTTGTACATCTTCCTTAGATAAATTAAGAGATCTATAAAAGGATGCAAGAAAGTGAAGATCCACTTTTTGGGTATTTCTTAAAAGCTGTTGGTTTAAATAATGGCTGCAAAAGGAGGAGGTTGCTGGGGTAGATGGGAGGAAACAATTGTGGAGGTTTCAGTGGAGGGTGCTATTTGGTTCGTGGAGGGTGCATAGGGTTTGTAATTGCTGGTTTTGGACGTAATGTAAATGTGGTCGAGTTCCATGAGCTAAAGAGATTCAGGCACTGTTTTGTTATTTTCTCCATTCAGCACTAGATATTTGTATTTGCACGAAATGCAAGCTATTGTCACTTGCCCTCTTGCCAATTGTTTCCCATTAAAAACTGACTTGTGTAAACAATTTACACTTCTGTTCCAACTTGTCTGCGTGAAAAGTGAGAATTCATCTGGTAGAATTTTGGCACTATTTATTGTTTTCATTTAATATGCATAATATGCTAATATTGAGAAAGTAACATGCATCACTCTATCTCTGTCAGCTCCTGCTCCAGCATTGCATGTGGAGAAGCCAATCTATGTTGATGAGCCAGGCGAAGCGGTCAATCAGTCGCAACTAGAGTCTATAGGTATGTCGCAAAATTGTGTTGTGAGAACATGAATGATTCAGGCTTCATTTTGCTTCCAAtgtgattatgatatgattttatGCAAAAGTCATGTTTGCTTCATTGCATTAGatgattttgaaattatatgatTTCCTGATATAAAGCAAGTCTACGTCTTAAAGATTTAGACCAGAGACGAAATCAGGATGTATGGAATGCAGGGATGAGGCAACATCTATGTTTGACACATTGTTTTCACTTTTCACTTAAGAACCTCACCTTGATAAGAGACACTGATTTGGCTTTCTCGTATCTGTACTGGTGGGAGATAGCAATACCTCGTAATATTAGTCAAGTGCAAGCTAGCTCGGACACTGTGttataaaaaattctttaatcAGATTTACAGCCCATTGATTGGCACGTTTATGCCCATCCTCCCAAGAGAAGTAGCGTTTTGTTATACTAGAAATTGCACTTTTGTAACATCGAAGGAACTTAATTGTGTGCCAAATTAATATTCTGTTTCTTGAATCGTTCTTTCCCCCATGACATTTTATAGCTTCGCTGCAGCTTCTTCTTCGGAAATTCTTGAGGCTATACGGAACAAAGATCTTCAAAAACTTATATACAACTTGGATTCTTCTTTGGATGCAGAGAATGTAAGTACCATGCGCCTACTTAATATCGGATTATGTGCAACACAATAAATTCACTGTAGGAAATCAAGTCAAAGTACAATATGTCTAGTTTTGTCGAAATACTAACAGAGAATAACTGAAACTAATACTTTGTTCTGATAGAACCTTCTCTTCTACAGGAGATTGAACGTAGATACACAAACCAAAACCATTGTTCTTTCTTATTCATTGTTCTTTTTATCTCCAAGTGATATCCATACCAAATGCAGATAGTGAAAGAGATAGATTTCATCGTTAGGAATCATTAAATCCTACGCATGATTATAATAGGTGTATTATGGAAATCTTTTGAAAGAAACAAGTTGTAATTTTTTCGTGgtggaacaaaatatttttagtctCTTGCTCACGCTGATACCTTTTTCGTATGTTAATGGCTGCTTCAATATTTCTATTATCGTCTTTCAGGAACTTGATAAGGCAATGGAAAAGGAAGAATTTCGCATAATCAGTGAAAAAGTATGtaatatccttttttttttagaaaaaaccaTAATAGATCTTATAATTCAACCTTCTCTTTGTTACTTCCTGACTAACATCAATATGACTGCAGATTTTGTCCATCATTAGTTAATGGAGAAGTTCAACAGGATACGATGAGTAGTGCTGTAACGAAGGAAGATCTTTCCCTTGTTCAGAAGCGAT
Proteins encoded in this region:
- the ZNHIT gene encoding zinc finger HIT-type containing protein, whose translation is MGSKKCQVCDEAQSRYKCPNCFIPFCSLVCFKKHKEIPCGKPEPEPESEPLSEEKLAPAPALHVEKPIYVDEPGEAVNQSQLESIASSSEILEAIRNKDLQKLIYNLDSSLDAENELDKAMEKEEFRIISEKILSIIS